A genomic stretch from Falco cherrug isolate bFalChe1 chromosome 3, bFalChe1.pri, whole genome shotgun sequence includes:
- the KLF10 gene encoding Krueppel-like factor 10, producing MEMMTEKQRDTRYFWNNTPEKSDYEAVEALISMSCNWKSDFKKHAEMRPVTPASDMSEESDETLLPGAADFNVIPAFCLTPPYSPSDFEMSQVVHPVGKSLVEAARPSLAAPRREVERPPAAGPLKAQATSVIRHTADAQLCNHKTCPVRTASVLKYQDSVSTETNDKQNAEAEHLVCSAVVPSRANDESGELPVAEGKSAEPAVGPLPLRKPSVSRHQPVPGSAQQAVAVAPPCPAPGSGAPPVPVICQMVPLPANNNVVTAVVPNATPSQQPALCQPMVFMGTQVPKGAVMFVVPQPVVQSTKAPMISPNGTRLSPIAPAPGFVPSAAKTTPPADSSRIRSHICSYPGCGKTYFKSSHLKAHVRTHTGEKPFSCSWKGCERRFARSDELSRHRRTHTGEKKFACPMCERRFMRSDHLTKHARRHLSAKKLPNWQMEVSKLNDIAVPPTSAIAQ from the exons ATGGAGATGATGACTGAGAAACAGAGAGATACTAGGTATTTCTGGAACAATACTCCTGAAAAAAGCGATTACGAAGCTGTAGAAGCCCTTATTTCTATGAGTTGCAACTGGAAATCAGACTtcaaaaaacatgcagaaatgaGACCTGTAACTCCAGCATCTGATATGTCAGAAGAGAGTGATGAGACTTTGCTTCCTGGAGCAGCAGACTTTAATGTGATACCAGCATTT TGCCTGACCCCCCCCTACAGCCCTTCCGACTTTGAGATGTCACAGGTGGTCCATCCAGTCGGCAAGTCCCTGGTCGAGGCTGCCAGGCCTTCTCTTGCTGCACCTCGGAGAGAGGTGGAGAGGCCTCCAGCAGCCGGGCCTCTGAAAGCTCAAGCGACAAGTGTTATTCGCCACACAGCTGATGCCCAGCTTTGTAATCACAAAACCTGCCCAGTGAGAACAGCCAGCGTGCTGAAATACCAGGACAGTGTTTCAACGGAAACAAATGATAAACAAAACGCTGAAGCAGAACATTTGGTGTGTTCTGCTGTGGTGCCGAGCAGAGCCAACGATGAGAGCGGTGAACTGCCGGTGGCAGAAGGAAAATCTGCAGAACCAGCTGTTGGTCCACTGCCCTTGAGAAAGCCCTCAGTCAGCAGGCATCAGCCTGTCCCTGGATcagcacagcaggcagtggcagtgGCACCGCCgtgccctgccccaggcagcggAGCCCCCCCCGTGCCAGTGATTTGTCAGATGGTCCCATTACCTGCAAACAACAATGTTGTGACGGCTGTAGTGCCCAACGCCACGCCAAGCCAGCAGCCGGCTCTCTGTCAGCCCATGGTCTTCATGGGCACCCAAGTTCCTAAAGGTGCTGTCATGTTTGTTGTGCCCCAGCCAGTTGTGCAGAGCACAAAGGCTCCCATGATTAGTCCAAATGGCACGAGACTCTCTCCCATTGCCCCTGCTCCTGGCTTTGTCCCTTCTGCAGCAAAAACCACTCCTCCAGCTGATTCTTCAAGAATAAGAAGTCACATTTGCAGCTACCCAGGATGTGGGAAAACTTACTTCAAGAGCTCCCATTTGAAGGCTCATGTCAGAACACACACAG gaGAGAAGCCATTTAGTTGTAGTTGGAAAGGCTGTGAGAGAAGGTTTGCACGGTCTGATGAACTGTCTCGCCATCGCAGAACGCATACTGGGGAGAAGAAATTTGCCTGCCCAATGTGTGAGCGGCGGTTCATGAGGAGCGACCACTTAACGAAGCACGCACGTCGCCACTTATCGGCTAAGAAGTTACCAAACTGGCAAATGGAAGTGAGCAAGTTAAACGATATTGCCGTGCCGCCAACATCTGCAATCGCACAGTGA